The Catharus ustulatus isolate bCatUst1 chromosome 26, bCatUst1.pri.v2, whole genome shotgun sequence genome has a window encoding:
- the EXTL1 gene encoding exostosin-like 1: MQTRKKYIFLTFLASWLLLFFFGGDQLRRFAFLSVRKAEARRNWPRWTDRSLLKSFADPEELQRDGDPSLLSPRERRAAWLSVHRSGRCRMETCFDFSRCERHGFKVFTYPQERGQPVSETYSKILSSIERSRYHTPNPEEACLFILSIDTLDRDHLSGQYVRDVDEKIRGFALWNGGRNHLIFNLYSGTWPGYTGELGFDIGQAMLARASSDTQSFRPGFDVSIPLFSKEHPQRGGDRGWLHQDSVPPKKKYLLVFKGKRYLTGIGSGTRNALHHIHNGKDIISLTTCKHGKDWEKHKDTRCDKDNVDYERFDYQELLHNSTFCIVPRGRRLGSFRFLEALQAACIPVLLSDGWELPFAEVIDWGRAAVVGSERLLLQIPSAVRCIHPERVLAFQQQTQFLWDAYFSSVDKIVHTTLEIIKDRLAPHRSRSRFLWNSLPGGLLVLPDFSTHLGDFPFYYLQHGYSPSQKFTAFIRVVSQAGSLSQPILRLIQAVSGSQYCAQIVVLWSCEKPPPPSGKWPQSSVPLTIVQGSRKLSQRFFPFEAIQTDAVLSLDEDTSLSTSEVDFAFLVWRSFPERIVGFPTQSHFWDPEQGRWGYTSKWTNELSIVLTAAAFYHRYYHSLFTEYLPAGLRELVDGLAACEDILMNVLVAAVTKLPPIKVTQRKQHKEGVAQQMECGEGAAGTPPGGQGSPSAPRSAPARAEGTAGSRRFSQRQDCLNQLADWFGYMPLVSSRLRLDPVLFKDQVSVLRKKYPSLEKP; the protein is encoded by the exons ATGCAGACCaggaagaaatatattttcctgaCTTTCCTGGCCTCttggctcctgcttttcttcttcgGAGGGGATCAGCTGCGCCGTTTCGCTTTCCTTTCCGTGAGGAAGGCAGAGGCCCGGAGGAACTGGCCCCGCTGGACGGATCGCTCCCTCCTCAAAAGCTTTGCGGACCccgaggagctgcagagggatggggacccctccctgctgtccccccgggagcggcgggcggcGTGGCTGAGCGTCCACAGGAGCGGCAGATGCCGGATGGAAACCTGCTTCGACTTCTCTAGGTGCGAGAGGCACGGCTTCAAAGTGTTCACCTACCCCCAGGAGCGGGGCCAGCCCGTCTCGGAGACCTACAGCAAAATCCTCAGCTCCATCGAGCGCTCCCGCTACCACACGCCGAACCCCGAGGAAGCGTGTCTGTTCATCCTCAGCATCGACACGCTGGACCGCGACCACCTCTCGGGCCAGTACGTGCGGGACGTGGATGAGAAAATCCGCGGATTTGCGCTCTGGAATGGAGGCAGGAACCACCTCATCTTCAACCTGTACTCGGGCACCTGGCCCGGCTACACCGGGGAGTTGGGCTTCGACATCGGGCAGGCCATGCTGGCCAGAGCCAGCTCCGACACGCAGAGCTTCCGACCCGGCTTCGACGTCTCCATCCCTCTGTTCTCCAAGGAACACCCTCAGCGcggtggggacaggggctggcTGCACCAGGACTCGGTGCCCCCCAAAAAGAAATACCTGCTGGTGTTCAAGGGGAAGCGCTACCTGACCGGCATCGGCTCGGGCACGCGGAACGCGCTGCACCACATCCACAACGGCAAGGACATCATCTCCCTGACCACCTGCAAGCACGGCAAGGACTGGGAGAAGCACAAGGACACGCGCTGCGACAAGGACAACGTGGACTACGAGAG GTTTGActaccaggagctgctgcacaacTCCACCTTCTGCATCGTGCCCCGGGGCCGGCGCTTGGGCTCCTTCCGCTTCCTCGAGGCTCTGCAG GCTGCCTGCATCCCGGTGCTGCTGAGTGACggctgggagctgcccttcGCCGAGGTCATCgactggggcagagctgctgtcgTGGGCAGCGAgcggctcctgctgcag ATCCCCTCGGCCGTGCGCTGCATCCACCCGGAGCGTGTGTTGGCTTTCCAGCAGCAGACCCAGTTCCTGTGGGATGCCTACTTCTCCTCGGTGGATAAGATCGTGCACACCACGCTGGAG ATCATCAAGGACCGGCTGGCTCCGCACCGCTCCCGCTCCCGATTCCTCTGGAACTCGCTGCCCGGGGGGCTCCTGGTCCTGCCTGACTTCTCCACCCACCTCGGGGATTTTCCCTTCTACTACCTGCAGCACG GCTACAGCCCCTCCCAGAAGTTCACGGCTTTCATCCGGGTGGTCTCACAAGCAGGGTCGCTGTCCCAGCCCATCCTCAGGCTCATCCAAGCGGTCTCTGGATCCCAGTACTGCGCCCAG ATCGTGGTCCTGTGGAGCTGCGAGAAGCCGCCGCCCCCGAGCGGGAAGTGGCCCCAGAGCTCCGTGCCTCTGACCATCgtccagggcagcaggaag ctcagccagcGCTTCTTCCCCTTCGAGGCCATCCAGACGGACGCGGTGCTGAGCCTGGACGAGGACACCAGCCTGTCCACCAGCGAG GTGGATTTTGCCTTCCTGGTGTGGCGCAGCTTCCCCGAGCGCATCGTGGGCTTCCCCACGCAGAGCCACTTCTGGGACCCCGAGCAGGGGCGCTGGGGCTACACCTCCAAATGGACCAACGAGCTCTCCATCGTCCTCACCGCCGCCGCCTTCTACCACAG GTACTACCACAGCCTCTTCACCGAGTAcctgcccgcggggctgcgggagctgGTGGACGGGCTGGCGGCCTGCGAGGACATCCTGATGAACGTCCTGGTGGCCGCTGTCACCAAGCTGCCGCCCATCAAGGTGACCCAGCGGAAGCAGCACAAGGAGGGGGTGGCCCAGCAGATGgagtgtggggagggggctgcggGGACCCCCCCGGGCGGGCAGGGGAGCCCCTCGGCCCCGCgctctgcccctgccagggcGGAGGGCACGGCTGGCAGCCGGCGTTTCTCCCAGCGCCAGGACTGCCTCAACCAGTTGGCAGACTGGTTCGGCTACATGCCCCTGGTGTCCTCCCGGCTGCGCCTCGACCCCGTCCTCTTCAAGGACCAGGTCTCCGTCCTGCGCAAGAAATACCCGAGCTTGGAGAAGCCGTGA
- the SLC30A2 gene encoding zinc transporter 2 — MAPGEEKRHLLSEGTGGSYVGAALKDGHKAERGQEPALELGTRRGQHCHTRGADGHRGQQQRARRKLYLAAGICLFFMVGEAVGGYLAHSLAILTDAAHLLTDFASIMISLFALWVSSRPPTKTMNFGWHRAEILGALLSVLSIWVVTGVLVYLGAQRLLSGDYDIEGGVMLITSACAVAVNIVMGVALHQTGHGHSHGAGGDQPNASVRAAFVHVVGDLLQSVGVLIASYIIFFKPEYKYVDPICTFLFSALVLGTTLTILRDVLLVLMEGTPRGMDFSAVREMLLAVRGVEAVHSLHIWALTAAQPLLSVHIAINAAASAQEVLEEASSRLQGAFHFHTTTIQVESFSEEMRDCRECQLLRD; from the exons atggcaCCCGGCGAAGAGAAGCGGCACCTCCTGAGCGAGGGCACGGGCGG GTCCTACGTGGGGGCTGCGCTGAAGGACGGGCACAAGGCggagcggggacaggagcccgccctggagctggggacacggcgtggccagcactgccacacGCGGGGGGCCGATGGTCACCGCGGCCAGCAGCAGCGGGCGCGCAGGAAGCTTTACCTGGCCGCGGGCATCTGCCTGTTCTTCATGGTGGGGGAAGCCGTGG GCGGGTACCTGGCACACAGCCTGGCCATCCTGACGGACGCCGCTCACCTCCTGACGGACTTTGCCAGCATCATGATCAGCCTCTTTGCACTCTGGGTGTCCTCACGGCCCCCCACCAAAACCATGAATTTCGGGTGGCACCGAGCAG agatcctgggggctctgctctccGTGCTCTCCATCTGGGTGGTCACGGGGGTCCTGGTCTACCTGGGGGCCCAGCGCCTGCTCTCGGGTGACTACGACATCGAGGGCGGGGTGATGCTCATCACCTCCGCCTGCGCCGTGGCCGTCAACATCGT GATGGGGGTGGCTCTGCACCAGACTGGCCACGGTCACAGCCACGGGGCAGGGGGTGACCAACCCAACGCCAGCGTCCGCGCCGCCTTTGTCCACGTCGTGGGGGACCTGCTGCAGAGCGTCGGCGTCCTCATCGCCTCCTACATCATCTTCTTCAAG cccGAGTACAAGTACGTGGATCCCATCTGCACTTTCCTGTTCTCCGCGCTGGTGCTGGGGACAACGCTGACCATCCTCCGTGACGTCCTCCTGGTCCTCATGGAGG GGACCCCCAGAGGGATGGATTTCAGCGCGGTGCGGGAGATGCTGCTGGCGGTGCGGGGCGTGGAGGCCGTGCACAGCCTGCACATCTGGGCGCTGACAGCTGCACAGCCGCTGCTCTCGGTGCACATCGCCATCA ACGCGGCTGCCAGCGcgcaggaggtgctggaggaggcCAGCTCCCGGCTGCAGGGCGCCTTCCACTTCCACACCACCACCATCCAGGTGGAGAGCTTCTCCGAGGAGATGCGGGACTGCCGGGAATGCCAACTCCTCCGCGACTGA
- the TRIM63 gene encoding E3 ubiquitin-protein ligase TRIM63 gives MDFQAGILQDGSPMESLEKQLICPICLEMFSKPVVILPCQHNLCRKCANDVFQAANPYWQSRGSLISGGRFRCPSCRHEVMLDRHGVYGLQRNLLVENIIDIYKQECSSRPLKKGEHPMCKEHEDERINIYCVTCEVPTCSMCKVFGAHKDCEVAPLQTVFQGQKTELNNCISMLVAGNDRIQTIISQLEDSCHSTEENSEAAKRELCARFDALAALLEEKKAELLQRISQEQADKTSFIQSLICQYKEQLERSSRLVETAIQAAEETGGAAFLMNAKQLIKTIVEASKGGRLEKIEQGYESMEHLSVSLEHLTEAVHALDFDPADEDEEYFDGEEEEVEENAAPERTMMAASL, from the exons ATGGACTTCCAAGCCGGTATCCTGCAGGATGGCAGCCCCATGGAGAGCCTGGAGAAGCAGCTCATCTGCCCCATCTGCCTGGAGATGTTCAGCAAGCCCGTGGtgatcctgccctgccagcacaaCCTCTGCCGCAAGTGCGCCAACGACGTCTTCCAG GCCGCCAACCCGTACTGGCAGAGCCGGGGCAGTTTGATTTCGGGGGGCCGGTTCCGGTGCCCCTCGTGCCGCCACGAGGTGATGCTGGACCGGCACGGCGTGTACGGGCTGCAGAGGAACCTGCTCGTGGAGAACATCATCGACATCTACAAGCAGGAGTGCTCCAG CAGGCCCCTGAAGAAGGGGGAGCACCCCATGTGCAAGGAGCACGAGGACGAGCGGATCAACATCTACTGCGTCACCTGCGAGGTGCCCACCTGCTCCATGTGCAAGGTGTTCGGCGCCCACAAGGACTGCGAGGTGGCCCCTCTGCAAACCGTGTTCCAGGGACAGAAG ACTGAGCTGAACAACTGCATCTCCATGCTGGTGGCGGGGAATGACCGGATCCAGACCATCATCTCCCAGCTGGAGGACTCCTGCCACAGCACCGAG GAGAACAGCGAGGCGGCCAAGAGGGAGCTGTGCGCTCGCTTTGACGCCCTGGCAGCGCTGCTGGAGGAGAAGAAGGCGGAGCTGCTGCAGCGCATCTCGCAGGAGCAGGCGGACAAGACCTCCTTCATCCAGAGCCTCATCTGCCAGtacaaagagcagctggagaggtcGAGCCGCCTGGTGGAGACAGCGATCCAGGCGGCCGAGGAGACCGGGGGGGCCGCTTTCCTCAtg AATGCCAAGCAGCTCATAAAAAC gatcGTGGAGGCCTCCAAGGGCGGTCGGCTGGAGAAGATCGAGCAGGGCTATGAGAGCATGGAGCACCTGTCCGTCAGCCTGGAGCACCTCACCGAGGCCGTGCACGCCCTGGACTTCGACCCCG CAGATGAAGATGAGGAGTACTTCgatggggaggaggaagaggtggaAGAGAACGCAGCGCCCGAGAGGACAATGATGG CAGCTTCCCTGTAG
- the PDIK1L gene encoding serine/threonine-protein kinase PDIK1L, whose amino-acid sequence MVSSQPKYDLIREVGRGSYGVVYEALVRRTCARVAVKKIRCHAPENVELALREFWALSSIKSQHPNVIHLEECILQKDGMVQKMSHGSGSSLYLQLVETSLKGEIAFDPKSAYYLWFVMDFCDGGDMNEYLLSRKPSRRTNTSFMLQLSSALAFLHKNQIIHRDLKPDNILISRGRPDASDPEPTLKVADFGLSKVCSAAGHNPEEPVNVNKCFLSTACGTDFYMAPEVWEGHYTAKADIFALGIIIWAMLERITFVDTETKKELLGSYVRQGTAIVPVGEALLENPKMELLIPVKKKSMNARMKQLLKEMLAANPQDRPDAFELELRLVNIAFKDSSWDT is encoded by the exons ATGGTGAGTAGCCAGCCTAAGTACGATCTAATTCGGGAGGTTGGTCGTGGCAGTTATGGTGTGGTGTACGAAGCGCTCGTCAGGAGGACCTGTGCCCGCGTGGCCGTGAAAAAGATCCGGTGCCACGCTCCCGAGAACGTGGAACTGGCTCTGCGCGAGTTCTGGGCCCTTAGCAGCATCAAGAGCCAGCACCCCAACGTCATTCACCTGGAGGAGTGCATCTTGCAGAAAGATGGCATGGTGCAGAAGATGTCCCATGGCTCCGGCTCCTCCCTGTATCTGCAG CTCGTAGAAACCTCATTAAAAGGAGAAATAGCCTTTGACCCCAAAAGTGCTTATTACCTGTGGTTTGTGATGGATTTCTGCGACGGGGGAGACATGAACGAGTACCTGCTGTCGCGCAAGCCCAGCCGCAGGACCAACACCAGCTTcatgctgcagctcagcagcgCCCTGGCCTTCCTGCACAAGAACCAGATCATCCACAGGGACCTCAAACCCGACAACATCCTCATCTCCCGCGGCCGGCCGGACGCCAGCGACCCCGAGCCCACCCTGAAGGTGGCGGATTTCGGGCTGAGCAAGGTGTGCTCGGCGGCGGGGCACAACCCCGAGGAGCCCGTCAACGTCAACAAGTGTTTCCTGTCCACCGCCTGCGGCACCGACTTCTACATGGCCCCCGAGGTGTGGGAGGGCCACTACACGGCCAAGGCCGACATCTTCGCCCTGGGCATCATCATCTGGGCCATGCTGGAGAGGATCACCTTCGTGGACACCGAGACcaagaaggagctgctgggcagctACGTGCGCCAGGGCACGGCCATCGTGCCCGTGGGCGAGGCGCTGCTGGAGAACCCCAAGATGGAGCTGCTGATCCCCGTCAAGAAGAAGTCCATGAACGCGCGCATGAAGCAGCTGCTCAAGGAGATGCTGGCGGCCAACCCGCAGGACAGGCCCGACGCCTTCGAGCTGGAGCTCAGGCTGGTCAACATCGCCTTcaaggacagcagctgggacacGTGA
- the FAM110D gene encoding protein FAM110D: MVPLGSPALAVCASSNLRLVAPGRGSPLAWLNRGPECPQGPGGSGGRRPSAVERLEADKAKYVKSQQVISRRQEPALRGSPRLSPHGRRLLARQQCGELCPGSELAREGPRVPQSPVSRRSGSRRLLRPDSLIIYRQKRDCLGGDKENTKGSGLVRRLFQGPLRPPSSPPARALGEGPRAPPSPEPPMLWAPAEKDESRTPGGDSGGDSGGIFAAPGSPAEQNPGVPGKEPLALRVSLPLSEQERFFNYCGLDRALVELLGRERFGPAGWDSASVRPPGSCESEPGRASGGSEGDAGPGEEEPDTRPGSAVSVVERNARVIKWLYGCQRAWAAAKESTV; this comes from the coding sequence ATGGTGCCCTTGGGCAGCCCCGCTCTCGCCGTCTGCGCCTCCAGCAACCTTCGCCTCGTGGCCCCCGGGCGCGGCTCCCCCCTGGCCTGGCTGAACCGGGGTCCCGAGTGCCCGCAGGGCCCGGGGGGCAGCGGGGGCCGCAGACCCAGCGCCGTGGAGCGCCTGGAGGCCGACAAGGCCAAGTACGTGAAGTCGCAGCAGGTGATCAGCAGGCGGCAGGAGCCGGCGCTGCGGGGCTCGCCCCGCCTGTCCCCGCACGGCCGCCGCCTGCTCGCCCGCCAGCAGTGCGGGGAGCTGTGCCCGGGCTCGGAGCTGGCCCGGGAGGGGCCGCGTGTCCCCCAGTCCCCCGTGTCCCGCCGCAGCGGCAGCCGGCGCCTGCTGAGACCCGACTCGCTCATCATCTACCGGCAGAAACGGGACTGCCTGGGCGGGGACAAGGAGAACACCAAGGGCTCGGGGCTGGTGCGGCGCCTCTTCCAGGGACCCCTCAGACCGCCCAGCTCGCCCCCGGCCAGGGCGCTGGGCGAGGGGCCCCGAGCCCCCCcgagccccgagccccccaTGCTGTGGGCGCCCGCGGAGAAGGACGAGTCGCGGACACCGGGAGGTGACAGTGGCGGTGACAGCGGTGGCATCTTCGCCGCGCCCGGCAGCCCCGCGGAGCAGAACCCCGGTGTCCCCGGGAAGGAGCCGCTGGCTCTGCGGGTGTCGCTGCCGCTGTCGGAGCAGGAGCGATTCTTCAACTACTGCGGGCTGGACCGGGCTCtcgtggagctgctgggccgGGAGCGCTTCGGGCCGGCGGGCTGGGACAGCGCCTCGGTCCGACCCCCCGGATCCTGCGAGTCCGAGCCCGGCAGGGCCTCGGGGGGCAGCGAGGGGGACGCGGGGCCGGGCGAGGAGGAGCCGGACACCCGGCCGGGCTCCGCCGTCTCGGTGGTGGAACGCAACGCCCGAGTCATCAAGTGGCTCTACGGCTGCCAGAGAGCCTGGGCGGCCGCCAAGGAGTCCACGGTGTGA